Genomic segment of Dromiciops gliroides isolate mDroGli1 chromosome 3, mDroGli1.pri, whole genome shotgun sequence:
gtagttgccaagtgtttgaggccgaatttgaactcaggtccccctgaatccaggaccagtggtttatccactgcgctacctcgGTGCCCCCAGCCtccatatgtatttttaaaagtctattcaAGGCGGCGGGCGCAGCGGGCGGTCGAGGCTCCGGGCCAGGGTGGGGGCTCCATCTTGTGCCCGGGGCCTGGGGGGAGCCCGGGGAGGGGCCCCCGGCCGACGCAGGGGACTACGGGAATGGGCTGGAGGCAGAGGAGCTAGAACCTGAGGACTTGCTGCTAGAGCCCCAGGACTTGCTGCTAGAGCCTGAGGAATTGTTGCTAGACCTTAGAGCTAGAGTCCAAGCCCAAGCCCGAGGAGAACGCGCCCCGGCCCCGTGCTCCCCCAGGAGTTCCCGGCTttcaagaggaggaggaagagccagGCCTGGTTCAGGGCGACCCGGGGCACGGCGCTATAGAGGACCCGGAGCTGGAGGCCATCAATGCCCGAGTAAGGGAGATGGAGGAAGTGGGAGCGAAATTGAAGGAGCTTCAAAACGAGGTGGAGAAACAGATGAACAGGAGCCCACCGCCAGGCAATGCTGGCCCCGGGATCATGTCCATTGAGGAGAAGATGGAGGCTGATGCCCGGTCCATCTATGTGGGCAATGTTGACTATGGTGCCACAGCAGAAGAGCTGGAGGCACACTGCCATGGTTGTGGTTCAGTTCATCGAGTTACCATCCTTTGGGACAAGTTCAGTGGACATCCTAAAGGGTTTGCCTATATAGAATTTTCAGATAAAGCTTCGGTGAGGACGTCAATGGCCTTGGACGAATCTCTTTTCGTAGGACGACAGATCAAAGTGACACCAAAACGGACCAATCGGCCGGGGATCAGCACCACAGATCGGGGTTTTCCGCGTGCCCGCTATAGTTATGCCAGAGCTACTAACTACAGTAGTTCACGCTATGGATTCTATAGTGGCTTCAACAGCAGACCCCGGAGAAGAGTCTACAGAGCCCCGGGCCAGAGCGACTTCGTGGTATTCCCTttactaaaaaaagaaacaaacaaacaaacaaacaaacaaacaaaaccccaaacaataaccaaaaaagtGTGTattaggaggagagagaggaaaaaaaggaaagtcgggaaaaaaagaattaaaaacaaaaagaaaaacagaagatgaccttgatggaaaaatatatatatataaagaaaaagatatactGTGGAAGGGGGGAGAATCCCATAACTAACTGCTGAGGAGGGACCTGCTTCTGAGGGTCTAGTCAGGGGAAGCGCTCCTCTGGGAAAGGGACAGGCGGCTGCTCATTCACTCTGGGGGTTCGAAATGGACAAGCCTCGACTTCCGCAAGCTGTTTCctacccctctcctccctccctcctctcctcatttCACCCACTGGGGCTGTTCAGGGGTGAGGTCAGGATGGTGGGAAAGGTTTTACATAAGGGTATGTAAGGACACAAAACTGTTCTGCTTGTtaccctccctccatctcttccctgttctccttcctgcctgcctcttATCCTGCCAATtatccccctcccacctcccctctgcctccctgTCCCTCATCCCTGGGACGACTTTTCCTGACTCCCCAGAGATTCTCTGGcgatctattttgtttccatttgtgtttctgtttctgttttgagTGTCTTTCTTTGCAGGTTTTTGTAGCAGGAAGATCTCTGATCCTCTCCCAGAGGCTGCAGTGTGAACTCCCCTTCCCTCTGGGGAAATGCACCATCTTGTTTGGGGGACATGGGggtaggtgtttttttcttttaatttggttttgGAGGGAGCGAGGAAGTGGGAacagggaatggagggagggcttggggattttgtttgtttttttttaggtatTTTCAAGGGTGggaggagttttttgttttttaatatgcgtcatgaataaaatgaaaaatgtttttcgaaaaaaaaaagtctattctcAATTCAGAACTCAGCCAGAATGGGTTTAAACTTTCCAAGGGACTCAGTGGTGCTGTGTCTGGGAGCTTCCCCTGCATCTCACCTGGAGATTAGCATGTTCTTTGAACACAGCTTTACCCTGGCAGACAACCCATGAATTACACTTTCATATCGGTTCATTCATCAGGTAAAATTCTGCCTGTTGCCTGGGGAGAAGCAAGGCAGCTCAGATGCTCCATGTCTCCTCTTGATGCAGAAGTTCACCAAGACATCAAAGCCCTTCTGTGGTCCCTCCAGAAGACTGATCCTCTCTTCAGGTCAATGCGTCTCTGCCTCCATTTCAGGTCCTCACTGTCTCCATTTTCCTAACTCAGGTTCCTTCTATTAACCCAACATTAgattttctgtctgtcttttctgGGGCATCTGCTTCCCTGGGTTCCTGTCTGTTTCCATCTCAGTGTGGGGGTGTTGGTTTCTGCTTGCATGGTGGGCCCCCTTCCCTTCTGTTCCCCTGCCATTCCTTGCCTTTggcccaacctacctttccatgcCTAAATGGTGGCCagagctgtgtgactgtaggcatgCTGCTGCCTCTCAGGCTGACACCTCAGGGATCCCCATGATGCTGTTCATCCTCCTTATCTGGAATCCACAGGGGAGTCCTCAGGGGAAGAGATTTCAGTGTTTCTGGAAGGTAGGGCTGGGTCTTTTCACTCCATCTGGGATCCTGCATTAAAGAAAGATCTTAGGCAGGGGTTTCCTGGCCTCTACCCTGTTCCAGCCTTTACCAGGAGAAAAGCTTATTGGcattcctttcccacccccaaccatcTAGTAGAATGGAAAGAGTGTTTCAGCTTCCTCTTTATCCTTAGACACGACTTCTCAGAGATGACAGATATTTCAACCAATGGTGGGAGAATTGACCTGTCTTCTCCCCTCTGCTTAGAGCCCATGCTTAACTTTCCCTGTCCAGCAGAAGACCCTGAGTCCTAGAGGTGGGCTCTCAGACCACAGAAAGTGGGCATGGGACAACTCAAAAGAAGGGGCCTGGAAATAGACCTTCACGTTTAGTCAGTTAACATTTATCACAAGCCCTCCCCTTTCCAAATGTTCTGGGGTCTGTTCCCCTGGAATCCAGGAATCCCCTTTTCATTATGAATGTCTGCCTTTCAACAAGGTGGATTTTAAAGCACATGTGTCTGGGTttgatcatgggatcatagattagaACTGAAAAGACTTTTAAAGTGATCTggccccatcattttttttttacatataaggtattttattttttctgttacatgtaaagatagttctcaacttttgtttatacaagctttacaatttcagatttttctccctccctcccctccctcgcccctcccctagacaggaggtaatctgatataggttatatctctatatctatacatctatatagatatagatatctacacaaacacacacacacacacacatatatatatatatacataataacattaatcctatttctgcattagtcttgttataagagaaaaaatcagagcaatgatgaaaaacctcaaaatagaaaaaaaaataccagcaccaaaaacaaaagaaatagtatggttcattcagcatctatactccacagttcttttattttttctttcctggatttggagatcctcttctatcatgagttccctggaactcttctgcaccattgcattggtgagaagaatctagtccatcacagtagatcaacactcaatgttgatgatactgtgtacaatgttcttctggttctgctcatctctctcaTCATCGGCTCAcaaaagaccctccaggtttctctgaactcctcctgctcatcgtttcttacagcacaatagtattccattgtattcatataccacaacttgtccagccattccccagttgatgtggCCCCATCATTGTACAGAGTGAGGAAACTCAGTTGGCAGAATAGACAATGACTTGAGCAGAGTCACACAGGGGTTGCTGAAGACCTGGGGAGACAGGACTTCAGGGAGCAGGCCCCTTGTGGGATGGATAAATAGGGATAGGGATGGGGAGCCAGCTCCTAGCTCCTCTTAACCCTGTCCTGCCCACCAGGGCCCAGCAGGTCCCTCCTCCTGTGGGAAGCTCCCTCTACCTTCCCTAGTCCCCAAGGCTTTCTCCTCATTGGAAACTCCCCCAGGCTTGAACATTTTCCCTCCACAGCCTCAGCACCAGATCCTCTGAAGGGCTTCATTCACTAGACTCTTGCTTCATGTGGCCCTGACCTCCTGAGTGTCCAGCTCCCATCCCTGAGAAGCTGAGGTCCCATCTGGGCTCCCTGACTTAGTAGCAACAATGCTGCTGGGGAAAACGGCACTGTGCTTATTCACGTACCACCTCCTTAATCCTCTTCTGTTCCCTATTGTCATATTTCACACTTTgaggccccatttggggttttcctggaagagatcctggggtggttttccatttccttctccagtcctttTAACAGGTGAACAATTGAGacaaaaaggtgaagtgacttgcccaggctcacacagtgagtatgagtctgaggctagatttgaactcatgaagaggagtcttcctgattttaggcctgACACTCTAGGCACTACAGTACCACTTGGCAACCCTagattttgtcaaaggcttttcagcttcttttgcaGAAGcatatgtttttctttacattaaaaatatggttggggcagctcggtggcacagtggatagagcaccggccctggagtcaggaatacctgagttcaaatctggcctcagacacttaacacttactatctgtgtgaccctgggcaagtcacttaaccccaactgccacactaaaaaaacaaaaataaaaaaaacaaacaaaacaaacaaaaaaatatggttTATTATAGTGTTCCTGATGTTGACTCAACAGTGCTTTTTGGTTGTAAATTCTACCCCAACTCAAAGCATATGATATCTTTTACATGCTTACtcgataatattttatttaaaagcttCACCAAAATGCCCCTTAAGGATATTGTCACATGGTATGATTACTCTCAGGGTTTTGactgtgtgagggccaaaattagatacactgagtgttatttgggtgactcaccttaatattgggatcCCACAAATATGAGGGACATTTAAGCAGCCCTTTgtagatatttctcccaagccaataagaaaggagcctctaagctttttagttcacaaaaggatctgattttattacttgggaattgattaaacaacagAGGTGAAAGTAATAAACATCAAAGCTAAGGAAATAGgcaaatagaaatacagatgaatattattatCTCTAAACTGAGCCTATTAgtgttttccataattaaactcacccaagcctgaacATCCCAGCAGTCTAAGTTGCTCATGCTCCTCCTCACACCTTGGTCAACCTTTAGAGAGAGTGTTCCGGTTCTGGAAGTCCCCAAGAGCCTAGCCTACCAGAAGTGGCTCTCCTCCCTTCAGGTggcattcaatctctcctcccccaaaggggaggtccttcccAGTATCATaggtaatctcagggtgggccaggtagGGCCCCTCCCAAACGATTCAGCTAACACTTGCGGTATTCATTTTGAGCACAGATCATTTTGACCACAACTGTTTGGTTACGGTATTGAGGCAGGATATGGAAGTCATGGAGTCAAGACTCAGAGTAGAAGGAGAGATTAGTTGAGGAATTCAGGATCCCATTTTCTCAATACCATTAGCAAGGTTTTAGTGATAAAGATGCAGCTAAAACCTGGAAAAAGTCCTAGTCTTCAGAAGTGAGATGAAGGCTCTGCTCTTGCATCATTGTCTCAGTGACCTAGGACAAGCCTCAGTCTCAAAGAGGTCAGCTGACCCATATAAagaatttattgttatttgaggtttttatgaccactcaaataacaattaattctttttctcttgtggggcaatgggggtcaagtgacttgcccagggtcacacaggtagaaagtgtcaagtgtctgagggcagatgggaactcagctcctcctgaatccaggtccagtgctttatccagtgccaCTTTATCCACTAAGCTGCCCCACAATGATTTGTTTACACCATCAAATGTCAAGTTCACAACTCCTTGAGGTTTAAGTACCCTCTGGGAAGAGGTGTCAACCCTGGATCTGAAAGGTATAAATTCTCTGGCTGTTTCAGCAACAGCCAGTtctctttccagctctttgcAGGACAGACATGGATGACTGCTCCTCACCTCACAGGTAAGTGCTTGTGGTGAAATACGGAGGGGGGGGAAGATGTTTCAGAATTCTTCAAGCCCCCCTAAAAGAGGAGCCTAGGAAATAAAGTGGGGATTTGAAAGGAGGGAGAAACTTTGAATAGGAAAGATTTATTTAGAGGGGACATTGTTGGGCTAGGAAGGGCAAACTTTCAGGCCCAGAAGGGTTGAGATCCTGGCACAGCTCAAGGGACTCAGAAACTCTGAGTGAAAACATGAAGCATGGAGCCCATGGTGGACCCCCTTTCCCCCCAGATCAAGAGGAAATAAAGGGGAGCTCCCAATTCCAGTGGGGGTATGAAGAAGGCTTGTTCCCAGGGGGAAGCCCTGGATCCACAGGGGATAAGCAGGTCCTGGTGTTTCTCTTCCAAACCCAAGGAATATTTCTCTAGGGGAACAAAGGCTGGATTGAAAGTCAGAATGGCCTTGTCCCAGTCCCACTCCTCTAAAATGACTGACTGTTGGGCCATGGGGATGTCCTTTTGCTTTCCCAAGCCTGAGGGTCCTATCCTGACCAAGACAGGGGCAGTCCTGGGTGATTCCCAGAGTCCCCTGCAGCTCTGAACAGTATAACCCTATGACCACTGCCATTTTCTTCCACATAGGGGCTCTACCTCCTTTGGACACAAAAGTTCCCAGAGGATGGAGCTTCATGGGATCAGAAGTGAGGGATCCAACATCCTCCTTAAGAAGAAGCCCAAAGCCAGGTAAGAAAGGGCTTGGATAAAGAGGGCAAGGGAGCCTGGTGTTCCCCTGTGAGCCCCCAGGCATGCCCTGTGGACAGGGGTCAGGGCCCTGGCCAGCAGGGAGGgatgaacaaaaggaaaatggggagaaagaggGCCTGGGGCACAGGGATGCACAGATTGTTCTGAGTGAGGGAAACCAGGGATCCATTTCTCACCCTCCTTTTGGGAAACACAGAAAACAGGGGTCTTCAGAGGTGGGTGGGCAGAAACctggtgagggaaggagaaggtgtGAAGTGACAGGATAGGCATGAGGGGAAATGCCTGATGGTGCCACAGTTAGGAGAAGATTTCACCAGAGGccttggaagaaaggaagaagcctTTCTGAAGCTCCTTCTAAGTACCAAGGACTGCGAAGCAGCTTCCAAATATCatagttgatcctcacaataaccctaggataTGTATGGGTGCAATaatcattgcccccccccccccgcctcttttacagatgaggaacctgagacagacagaagcaaagtgacatgaccagagtcacacatcaAATAAATGCCTGAGCATGACTTTGAAtggaggtcttcctggctccagacccaACTCCCTATCCACCCTGTCATCAAGAGTTCCCTAAAATctgtaaggggggggggagagaaagataggaggcagttgggagggggaggtgaAAGACACTGTGTATTTGGCTGATTCTGACATGGCCTTCTCTTTGACAGCCctttggagatgcaaagaaaggctcTGAAGGGGACAGAGGAGGGGCGATCCTCCCCCAAGGAAAAAGAACACAACCTCATGCAACTGGACGACTCCTCTCCACGTATGAAGGTAAATAAGCCCAGGGCATGAGAGACGAGGgaatgaggggggtggggggtcccCGTGCACATGGGCAGTCACTGTCAGGAGGGTTCTTAGAAATCCTTTCTGTGATCAAGACACCAAGGCCCTGGTCAGTCTGCCTACACCTTACAGTAGCTCCCTTTAGGCCTAAATTCACAAATCTAACCTAAAGAGCTGGAAGCATCTGTAGAGATGTTCTCATTCTGGGAAGGATTGCATCCCCCCTTCTCTGTTACCCCAAGTGCAGAAAGGGCAGGGACAGCTAACTGTCTACTCCAGCCTATAGCTGAGAGCTCAGCCCCTGAATCTTCTGAACCGGGCTGACCCAATCTGGGGTTCTGCCCTTGGGCTGGGCATCTTCATTagccctggggggggggtggggaggtggttCCTGGCTTCACACCTCTCCAGGTGTAGAGCCTTAGCCCTTAAATAGATCAGACTGCACACCCAGTGGTCAAGAGGGGGAGGACAGCGGGATAGGGCCCCTATTTCAGAAGACCTGAGGgtatgttttttggtttgtttgcagCATCCCTGTCAGCCTGATCATCCTTTCCAGCCACCCAGGAAGACCCCTTTGAAATGGTCCTGTCTGCCTGCTGAGCCCTCACAAGGGATCCGGAGGAGCACCCCTGCAAAGATGCCTCCTGGCAAAGCAGCCGCCCCTGGTCAGGCAAGGGGGACCCCAGCAGCCAAGGCAGCTAAGGCAGCTGCAAAGCGGCCCTTAAAGCCCCTCATGAGAAGTGCTAGGAAAATGAGCACTTTGCTCTGGGAGAGGAGTCGCAAGCCTCTGGTGAAACCCTTTGAACAAGGCAAGGTCAGCACTGCCCTGCCCCAGCAAGGGAGGCCCTGCCCTGCTCCTTCAGGTTGGGAGAGGCAGCCTCCCAAACCACAGCCTTCTAAGAGGCCCCGACTCCTCTCTCCCTGTCCAGTGCGGGGGATTCAGCCATCACCAGGCCTGCTGGCGCTGGAGCCTCTAGATTCTCTCTCTAGAACTGCCAAGAGGTGTGCCCAGGGACCGGCCACTCTCTGTTCCGGAAGGCCCCATAGTGTTGTCCAGAAACCCATGCAGACGTTTGTATTGGACAAGGATACGTGTGCAAGCAATTGGGCCAAGTCAACAGCCCAGGTAAGCAGCAGAGATTCTGATTCCAGGCTAGCTTAAGTGAGTTCTGTGGCGGAGGGGGAGCGGGAGGGGAGCGGGACGGGAGCGGGACGGGAGCGGGAGGGGAGCGGGAGGGGAGCGGGAGGGGAGCGGGAGGGGAGCGGAGCGGGACGGGAGCGGGACGGGAGCGGGACGGGAGCGGGACGGGAGCGGGACGGGAGCGGGACGGGAGCGGGACGGGAGCGGGACGGGAGCGGGACGGGAGCGGGACGGGAGCAGGAGCTGAACTCCGCTCAGCTCATGCGGGAACGTCCTTGTATGCCCATCTCTGGACTGAGGACAACATGGAGTCACTGGGGGAGGAAGGACCAAACCGGGACCTTCTGTCTCCTTCTGCTGCTCCCTACAGACAGCCCCcactggagaggaagaggagaaggggtatAGAACTTCCCATGCTAGACGCTCTTCTCCTCACCTCGTTCACAGGTGTGAATAAGCTTTTCTCTAGCacctagtaagtaagtgtcaggcattgtgttgaGTGCCAGGGatgccaaaagaggcaaaagacacccTGAGAATCTAGAGCGATGGTAGCATGTGCAAAGACTGGGGCGGGGATGACATTGGGTGCGGTCTAAGGGTATCCCACATCCACTTGGGAGATCTGGAAGCCACTTTGGAGAGGACTCTCCTTTCCCTGCAATAGCCACAGAGGACCCCAGGGGCCCAGTGAAGTTACTAAAGGTGTTTCCCTCTCTGATTCTCATGCAGGTGCTCCTGGATGCTGCCCCGCCCACAGTGCCTGCGAGGGTCAGTGTTCTGCATGAAGacctctttgtttccagttcagatgaagaggaggaagaagagaatgagtaaAAGCAGATCACGAATGTGTATCAGTCCTTTTGGACAATAGGGTGTAACATTCTTGAGGAGACACAAAGGGAAAGGACAAGAAAGAACTCTGGAGACTCAACATCATCAGTGATTTGCCATTGAGAAATGTTGTATTTAGAAGCCAAAGACCTGGCATTCGATTCTCCATGTTTCAATAATTAGAACATTGATAGGGAGTTTACAACGTGTCAGGGATTTTACAGTGACTATGtcttttatcctcaccacaacccaggatggggtgtggggtgtggggTGCTGTTATTTATATCTCTCTCATATGCAAGATAAGAGGGAATAGGAAGCTCTAAATTCTTTATGAGCGCTTACATTTCCCATATTTTAGGGTCTCATAATTTGTTTCCCTTTAAGGAAATTTGAGCCATCGTGGCTTCCAGAAAGATGAAATGCCGTTGCTAAAAATCTGCTAGAGATATATTGTATGTCGTGCTCCTCTAAAAATTGTCAATTGTTTCAACTTGatgtctttattatttttctaaataaatcatATCTTCTAATAGAAATCATTTTGTATCGTCTTTATAGCTGTTTattgcctcggtttccttttattttcttatttctttgcaaagatgggaGTTCAGTTGAACGAATCAATCCAATCACTTGACTCTTTTAAAGGATGCCTTAGTGAGAAGAGAAGTCATTTCATACAACAAGAGATCAATCAAgttttccttcccccaaaaagggaggttcTTCAAAAGCTGTTCAGTAACATGGGCAGTCCCAGAGTGGGCCATGTGTGGCCCTCCCTCCCAAATgtttcagctaaaactttcaatattaatctctaccacaaataattttaaccACAAATGTATTATCATTTAAGGAGCGGTTAACACTTGTATATAGAGCATGCTCTGCATTGCAGGCAACTTATATAAAGATCTGAACAGAATTTGAGAGTAGTGGTGGTCTATGTAGATACAATAATTAGTTCATTTGAACAGGATTACTCATTCATTGTTTTACTATAGAAAACTCATTCCATACAATCTAGAATAATCACAGACTTGGTTCCAATTGGAAGTATTTCTTAGCTAAATTCATTGGTGACCTACCTACAAAGAGTGCTGTGAGCTATGTGCTTCTGTTTAGGCTTCAATATCTAGAATCTCACCCCCCTAAGGAGAGAAGGAGCAACTGAAAGTAAATAACTTGAGCAAATATCAAAGTATTAAACATATACAATTTTCTTCCTTGAATGACCAGCTATACTGTAATGAGTAAGCCATTTTTGTCCTATGTAATAGAGAAATACTTCTAGTCCAATTATGAATGAAACTCGTTTTCATGGACAGCTTCTTTGTGTCACACTGATTATAATAAGCTGCAGTCAAACCTGTTTCTGAATCATTTTGGCTTATTGGCATTAACTAATGAAATGGCTATGATATTCTGTTCCCTGTGACTACCCAGCAGCAATGTTTTTAAAACTGCAAAATAAGAGGTGTgggttgtggaaatttattttgatttggggaccctacctttaggcagagattagaaagccttaggccctcagggtctcccccctcctcctcagcttcagctgagtgaaaaagcccccagcgccctctgacctgagcggattcaggatagcctgtgctgaggcacgtgaaacttggagcgcaccccccccccaccagccgcagctctggctggcagattagcttggtctgtgggggtgaaggaaaccccgagatttgagtggagagaagaaa
This window contains:
- the LOC122748274 gene encoding LOW QUALITY PROTEIN: polyadenylate-binding protein 2-like (The sequence of the model RefSeq protein was modified relative to this genomic sequence to represent the inferred CDS: deleted 1 base in 1 codon) — encoded protein: MPPVKAAAPGQAGGTPAAKAAKAAKAAAKRPLKPLNEKPHSVVQKPMETFAFDKYMCASNWAKSTAQPQRTPGARVKLLTVFSSLILMQVLLDAAQPTVPARLNVLHEDLFVSSSDEEEEEENDLFKAAGAAGGRGSGPGWGLHLVPGAWGEPGEGPPADAGDYGNGLEAEELEPEDLLLEPESKPKPEENAPRPRAPPGVPGFQEEEEEPGLVQGDPGHGAIEDPELEAINARVREMEEVGAKLKELQNEVEKQMNRSPPPGNAGPGIMSIEEKMEADARSIYVGNVDYGATAEELEAHCHGCGSVHRVTILWDKFSGHPKGFAYIEFSDKASVRTSMALDESLFVGRQIKVTPKRTNRPGISTTDRGFPRARYSYARATNYSSSRYGFYSGFNSRPRRRVYRARARATSWYSLY